Proteins co-encoded in one Bacillota bacterium genomic window:
- the plsX gene encoding phosphate acyltransferase PlsX produces the protein MGGDNAPGEIVRGAVEALSRDQGLKIILVGLEKMIKPLLPGEGIPGNRIEVVHAPEVITGDDTPGISIRRKKGASMVMALEMVRGGDADAILSAGNTGALMAGGLIFLGRIPGVSRPALLTTFPVFDGEPAVILDVGANMDARPEQMLQYAFMGSAYARQVLKRKNPKISLLNVGVENNKGNEQVKKTYELFASHVENFAGNIEPYGIFEGNTDVVVCDGFVGNIFLKTAEGISRGIFEGLKEQFMQNMASENEARALFSSFNAFRLKMDDVEYGGAPLIGVKGICIKCHGSSGRRAIMMAIKNQVIPSVKNRVNDVIEESIAGLKIDWKGF, from the coding sequence ATGGGGGGCGATAACGCTCCGGGGGAAATTGTCAGGGGCGCCGTGGAGGCTTTGTCACGGGATCAGGGCCTGAAAATAATATTGGTCGGGCTGGAAAAAATGATAAAGCCACTCCTCCCGGGTGAGGGGATCCCAGGAAACAGGATCGAGGTGGTCCATGCACCGGAAGTTATTACCGGCGATGATACCCCCGGTATTTCCATCCGCCGCAAAAAAGGGGCCTCGATGGTTATGGCTCTTGAAATGGTTCGTGGCGGTGATGCCGATGCGATTCTAAGCGCGGGAAATACAGGGGCGTTGATGGCCGGGGGCCTTATTTTTCTGGGAAGGATTCCAGGGGTGTCCCGTCCGGCCCTGTTGACCACTTTCCCCGTTTTTGACGGTGAACCGGCGGTTATCCTGGACGTTGGTGCCAACATGGATGCCCGTCCTGAACAGATGCTTCAATATGCATTTATGGGCAGTGCATACGCCCGGCAGGTTCTAAAAAGGAAAAATCCGAAAATATCCTTGCTCAACGTGGGTGTCGAAAACAACAAGGGTAACGAGCAGGTCAAAAAAACATACGAACTGTTTGCCTCCCATGTGGAAAATTTTGCCGGTAATATTGAACCCTATGGTATCTTTGAGGGAAACACGGATGTGGTCGTCTGCGATGGCTTCGTGGGAAACATCTTTTTAAAAACAGCCGAAGGAATATCCAGAGGAATCTTTGAAGGGTTGAAAGAGCAATTCATGCAGAATATGGCCAGCGAAAACGAGGCGCGCGCTTTATTTTCATCCTTCAATGCTTTTCGCCTTAAAATGGATGATGTGGAGTACGGCGGAGCACCTCTTATCGGTGTGAAGGGAATCTGCATAAAGTGCCATGGTTCATCGGGGCGGAGGGCAATAATGATGGCCATCAAAAACCAGGTTATTCCTTCGGTCAAAAACAGGGTTAACGATGTGATAGAGGAATCCATAGCCGGGTTGAAAATTGACTGGAAAGGGTTCTGA
- the fabF gene encoding beta-ketoacyl-ACP synthase II, whose product MRERRVVVTGVGVVSPIGNNRETFWEGLISGRNGIDLISRFDPSDYSSRIAGEVKDFDPLRYIEKKEAKKMDRFTQYAVDAAMQAWEDAGLNGHDDLDKERLGVSVGSGIGGIGTFEEQMKILMEKGPRRISPFMVPMLIANMAAGYISIYLQARGPLNTTVTACATSTHSIGDSFRIIQRGDADCMVAGGAEAAITPLAYGGFCSARALSTRNDSPGEASRPFDERRDGFVMGEGAGVVIMEELDSALKRGADIYGEIVGYGMSGDAYHITAPDPEGRGAFLCMKRALDDAGLEPGQIDYINAHGTSTPHNDRIETISIKKLFGEHACRLAVSSNKSMFGHLLGAAGAVELISTLMTLKHHVIPPTINYEYPDPECDLDYVPGKMREATVDRALSNSFGFGGTNSCLALKRFEF is encoded by the coding sequence GTGAGAGAAAGAAGAGTTGTGGTTACCGGGGTGGGTGTTGTTTCACCGATCGGCAACAACAGGGAGACATTCTGGGAAGGCCTTATCAGCGGGAGAAATGGTATTGACCTGATTTCCCGTTTCGACCCTTCAGATTATTCCTCAAGGATTGCTGGCGAGGTCAAAGATTTTGACCCGTTGAGGTACATCGAGAAAAAAGAAGCCAAAAAGATGGATAGGTTCACGCAATATGCGGTGGATGCAGCCATGCAAGCATGGGAAGACGCCGGTCTGAACGGCCATGATGATCTGGATAAAGAACGGCTGGGGGTTTCGGTCGGGTCCGGAATTGGCGGTATCGGTACTTTCGAGGAACAGATGAAAATACTCATGGAAAAAGGGCCGCGCAGAATCAGCCCGTTCATGGTGCCCATGCTCATTGCCAACATGGCTGCAGGTTATATTTCCATCTACCTGCAGGCAAGGGGCCCGCTCAACACGACGGTCACCGCCTGTGCAACTTCAACACATTCCATTGGCGATTCTTTCCGGATCATCCAGAGAGGGGATGCCGATTGCATGGTGGCCGGGGGTGCAGAGGCAGCGATTACCCCTCTGGCTTACGGGGGGTTCTGTTCAGCACGGGCCCTCTCCACACGCAATGATTCTCCCGGGGAGGCCTCCAGGCCTTTCGATGAACGCCGCGATGGGTTCGTAATGGGGGAAGGCGCCGGGGTCGTGATCATGGAGGAGCTGGACAGTGCGCTAAAAAGAGGCGCAGATATCTACGGGGAGATTGTAGGTTATGGCATGTCCGGGGATGCCTATCACATCACTGCCCCTGATCCCGAGGGTAGGGGGGCTTTTCTGTGCATGAAAAGGGCTCTGGACGACGCCGGCCTGGAACCCGGGCAGATCGATTATATCAATGCACACGGCACTTCGACGCCACATAACGACAGGATCGAGACCATTTCCATAAAAAAATTATTTGGCGAGCATGCTTGCAGGCTGGCTGTAAGTTCCAACAAATCGATGTTCGGCCACCTTCTGGGTGCCGCAGGTGCCGTTGAACTTATCTCCACCCTTATGACCCTGAAGCACCATGTCATACCGCCTACGATCAACTATGAATACCCGGACCCCGAATGTGACCTTGACTATGTACCCGGGAAGATGCGTGAAGCCACAGTTGATCGTGCCCTGTCAAATTCCTTTGGTTTCGGCGGTACCAATTCCTGTCTGGCACTGAAAAGATTTGAATTTTAA
- the fabG gene encoding 3-oxoacyl-[acyl-carrier-protein] reductase, with protein sequence MPKLEGKVALVTGGSRGIGRAIVKALAGEGASMAINYRQNEKAAREVLEMVEAEGGRGIIVRADVADRQSCDRMILETIDYYGRIDILINNAGITRDNIMVMMKQEEWEDVININLTGVFNCCQAIIRPLLKQKSGGRIVNISSIAGIYGNSGQANYAASKAGVIALTRSLSRELGSRGITVNAVAPGFIETEMTAQLTDRIQKESLRRIPLGRIGKPEDVAAAVLFLVADADYITGQVLPVDGGLVL encoded by the coding sequence ATGCCTAAACTTGAGGGAAAAGTGGCCCTGGTTACCGGTGGATCACGGGGGATAGGCAGGGCTATCGTGAAGGCGCTTGCCGGTGAAGGGGCATCGATGGCCATCAACTATCGGCAGAATGAGAAGGCGGCACGGGAAGTGCTGGAGATGGTTGAAGCTGAAGGTGGCCGGGGGATAATTGTAAGGGCTGATGTGGCCGATCGGCAATCATGCGATCGGATGATACTGGAGACTATTGATTATTATGGAAGGATTGATATACTTATCAATAATGCAGGTATCACCAGGGACAATATCATGGTGATGATGAAACAGGAAGAATGGGAAGATGTTATCAATATCAACCTGACCGGGGTGTTCAATTGCTGTCAGGCGATCATCCGCCCTCTGTTGAAACAGAAGAGCGGTGGGCGGATTGTCAACATATCTTCGATAGCCGGGATATACGGAAATAGCGGGCAGGCCAATTATGCCGCCTCCAAAGCCGGGGTCATAGCTCTTACCAGGTCGCTGTCCAGGGAACTTGGTTCAAGGGGTATCACCGTCAATGCCGTTGCTCCCGGTTTTATTGAAACGGAGATGACGGCACAATTGACCGACAGGATACAGAAGGAATCCTTGAGAAGGATCCCCCTGGGAAGGATCGGCAAGCCCGAGGATGTGGCAGCTGCTGTATTGTTTCTTGTGGCCGATGCCGACTATATAACCGGACAAGTATTGCCTGTTGACGGAGGACTGGTTCTGTAA
- the rnc gene encoding ribonuclease III produces the protein MAVESVHKLLKKLGWNFHDLNLYREALIHSSYAHETDDRLNHNERLEFLGDSVLELVVSDYLFKTYPLATEGDLTRLRAKIVCEKSLVRIALRLELGQYLCLGKGEAASGGDSRPSILADAVEALIGALFLDQGYRVAHDHVLSLMGPIFEMWDRGGLNEDFKTLIQEYMQSRYSITPRYRIISARGPDHDKVFIAQVRLGRKVIGTGSGKTKKAAEQAAAKFAWEALEHD, from the coding sequence TTGGCTGTTGAAAGTGTCCACAAATTGTTGAAGAAGCTGGGATGGAATTTTCATGACCTGAATTTGTACAGGGAAGCATTGATTCATTCTTCCTACGCACACGAAACCGATGATAGATTGAACCACAATGAACGCCTTGAATTTCTTGGAGATTCCGTGCTTGAATTGGTGGTCAGCGATTATCTGTTCAAAACCTATCCCCTTGCAACTGAAGGCGATCTGACCAGGTTGAGGGCAAAAATCGTCTGCGAAAAATCACTGGTGCGGATCGCCCTGCGCCTGGAGCTGGGGCAATACCTGTGCCTGGGGAAAGGTGAGGCTGCCAGCGGCGGCGATTCACGCCCGTCGATACTGGCTGATGCGGTGGAAGCGCTTATCGGCGCTCTTTTTTTGGATCAAGGTTACCGGGTAGCTCATGACCATGTCCTGTCCTTGATGGGGCCCATTTTTGAAATGTGGGACCGGGGGGGACTGAACGAGGATTTCAAAACATTGATCCAGGAATACATGCAGTCGCGTTATTCCATTACTCCCCGTTACAGGATCATCAGCGCAAGGGGGCCGGACCACGATAAGGTGTTTATCGCTCAGGTACGACTGGGCCGCAAAGTGATCGGTACCGGATCCGGTAAAACCAAGAAAGCGGCCGAACAGGCGGCGGCAAAATTTGCCTGGGAGGCACTGGAGCATGATTGA
- a CDS encoding ketoacyl-ACP synthase III — translation MPGLLKTAITSVGVSLPEKRLTNSDLEKMVETSDNWIVSRTGIRERRILGKERAASDLSVDAGMQALKGTALNAEEIDLIIVCTSTPDFPVPSTACVVQDAMGATRAAAFDLNAGCTGFVYGLAVGRQFVESGTCENVMVIGVDIISRIVDWEDRATCVLFGDGAGAAILQPTNAGRGFLATDLRSDGSGAEMLIVPAGGSRLPASETTVKGKEHFVRMNGNEIFKFAVRVIEDITVNLLKKADEEVESLDLLFLHQANSRIIEAARRRLGLPAEKVPINIDRYGNTSAASIPISLHESVEDGTLKKGDLVAMVAFGAGLTSGGVLLEW, via the coding sequence ATGCCAGGTTTATTAAAAACGGCGATAACATCGGTTGGCGTATCTCTGCCGGAGAAACGTCTAACCAACTCGGATCTTGAAAAGATGGTGGAGACAAGTGATAACTGGATCGTTTCCCGCACCGGAATCAGGGAACGGCGTATTCTGGGAAAGGAACGGGCTGCATCGGATCTGTCCGTGGATGCAGGTATGCAGGCTTTGAAAGGGACGGCATTGAATGCGGAGGAAATTGACCTGATCATTGTCTGTACAAGCACCCCCGATTTTCCCGTTCCTTCAACAGCATGCGTGGTGCAGGATGCGATGGGTGCGACCAGGGCGGCGGCCTTTGATCTGAATGCCGGGTGTACCGGATTTGTATATGGCCTTGCTGTTGGCAGGCAGTTTGTTGAAAGTGGCACTTGCGAAAATGTCATGGTCATCGGGGTTGATATTATCAGCCGGATCGTCGATTGGGAAGATCGGGCTACCTGTGTCTTGTTCGGGGATGGCGCCGGTGCGGCCATCCTGCAACCCACGAATGCCGGGAGGGGCTTTCTCGCAACGGATTTGCGTTCGGATGGGAGCGGGGCGGAGATGCTCATTGTGCCGGCCGGGGGATCCAGATTGCCGGCTTCCGAGACGACGGTGAAGGGGAAGGAACATTTCGTGAGGATGAATGGAAATGAAATTTTCAAATTTGCGGTTCGCGTCATTGAAGACATAACCGTCAACCTGCTGAAGAAGGCCGATGAAGAGGTGGAAAGTCTCGATCTGTTGTTTCTGCACCAGGCCAATTCCCGCATTATCGAAGCGGCGCGGAGAAGGTTGGGGTTGCCCGCGGAAAAAGTGCCGATCAATATAGATCGGTATGGCAACACTTCGGCGGCTTCCATTCCCATATCGCTGCATGAAAGTGTTGAAGATGGAACATTGAAGAAAGGTGATCTCGTGGCCATGGTTGCTTTTGGCGCAGGGTTGACTAGCGGTGGTGTCCTTCTTGAATGGTAA
- a CDS encoding DUF177 domain-containing protein, which translates to MFLDLGLLENEPLKVFNISFEKDPVELGWVGRINGDTDSRLTINMEAYYNRGAVYISGTMEAIYQAECSCCLEPFEKRMKSSFQEELSLHLSGGEREASMEDLEESLPVKGGLIDLGEYFRQLFELSRGLNDLCREDCLGICPVCGENRNKIRCKCEKENVDPRFSILQDLKDKLDKEENS; encoded by the coding sequence TTGTTTCTTGATCTTGGCTTGCTCGAGAATGAACCCCTGAAAGTGTTCAATATTTCTTTTGAAAAAGATCCTGTTGAATTGGGGTGGGTCGGAAGAATCAATGGTGACACAGACAGCAGACTGACGATAAACATGGAAGCATACTACAACCGTGGGGCTGTCTATATCTCGGGGACGATGGAGGCGATCTATCAGGCGGAATGTTCGTGCTGTCTGGAGCCGTTTGAAAAAAGAATGAAATCCTCGTTCCAGGAGGAGTTGAGCCTGCATTTGTCCGGTGGTGAAAGGGAGGCATCCATGGAAGACCTGGAAGAAAGCCTTCCGGTCAAGGGTGGTCTGATTGATCTTGGGGAATATTTCAGGCAGTTGTTCGAGTTGTCCAGGGGATTGAATGACCTCTGCCGTGAAGATTGCCTGGGGATCTGCCCCGTCTGTGGGGAAAATCGAAACAAAATCAGATGCAAATGCGAGAAGGAGAATGTCGATCCGCGTTTTTCCATCTTGCAGGATTTGAAAGATAAATTGGATAAAGAAGAAAACAGTTAG
- the fabD gene encoding ACP S-malonyltransferase — MGKVAFLFPGQGAQYIGMGKDFYDEYDVARGIFKRADDILNFPISELIFNGGEDLSRTAITQPAILLTSVAIHEVLREEGLVPDAVAGLSLGEYSALVAAGAFSLEDALPLVQKRGIYMQEAVPPGQGMMVAVIGAGRADVENMCKRASSLGIVQPANFNYPGQIVISGESKAVKRAMEIAGEEKLARRMVILKVSAPFHSKLMLPVQKKLSAELDRIKIEKPAVPLVSNVSGSFVTDPQLIKEALVKQVSNTVRWEDSIVNLIDGGFDTFVEVGPGKVLTGFMNKISPDVNSSSIDDVESWLQAKERIMERGNMKYA; from the coding sequence GTGGGAAAAGTGGCTTTTCTTTTTCCGGGGCAGGGTGCCCAGTACATAGGGATGGGTAAGGATTTCTACGATGAATACGATGTTGCCCGTGGGATATTCAAGCGTGCCGATGATATTTTAAATTTTCCCATATCTGAATTGATATTCAACGGAGGAGAGGACCTCTCCAGAACGGCCATAACTCAGCCAGCCATATTACTTACAAGCGTTGCCATTCACGAGGTTCTGAGGGAAGAGGGCCTGGTTCCGGATGCTGTAGCTGGCCTGAGCCTGGGTGAATACAGTGCCCTTGTTGCTGCAGGAGCTTTTTCTCTGGAGGATGCATTGCCCCTGGTGCAGAAAAGGGGTATTTACATGCAGGAGGCGGTTCCGCCGGGGCAGGGGATGATGGTGGCCGTTATCGGGGCCGGGAGGGCGGATGTCGAAAATATGTGCAAGCGGGCTTCTTCCCTGGGTATCGTTCAGCCAGCCAATTTCAATTATCCCGGCCAGATAGTTATTTCGGGGGAAAGCAAGGCGGTAAAGAGGGCGATGGAGATTGCCGGGGAGGAGAAGCTGGCCAGAAGGATGGTCATCCTCAAAGTCAGCGCTCCATTTCACAGCAAGCTCATGCTTCCGGTTCAGAAAAAACTTTCTGCGGAACTGGACAGAATCAAGATTGAAAAACCGGCCGTGCCCCTGGTAAGCAATGTATCGGGCAGTTTTGTAACGGATCCGCAACTGATCAAAGAAGCTTTGGTAAAACAGGTCAGCAATACGGTAAGATGGGAGGATTCCATCGTCAATCTGATTGACGGTGGATTCGATACTTTCGTGGAGGTTGGCCCGGGAAAGGTTCTGACCGGGTTCATGAACAAGATATCGCCGGATGTGAACTCTTCAAGCATCGATGACGTGGAATCGTGGTTGCAGGCGAAAGAGAGGATCATGGAAAGGGGAAACATGAAATATGCCTAA
- the rpmF gene encoding 50S ribosomal protein L32: MAVPKRRTSKARRDHRRAQKKLKAVQLVECPRCFELKLPHRVCMKCGFYKDRNVVEIEG; this comes from the coding sequence ATGGCTGTTCCAAAGAGGAGAACTTCCAAGGCCCGGCGGGACCACAGGCGTGCCCAGAAGAAGTTGAAGGCAGTACAGCTGGTGGAATGTCCCCGTTGTTTCGAATTGAAACTGCCCCACCGCGTCTGCATGAAATGTGGTTTTTACAAGGACAGAAACGTCGTAGAGATCGAAGGTTGA
- the acpP gene encoding acyl carrier protein — MWEGGANEVVVFDKVKEIISEQLDIDIDNIILDSTFEEMDADSLDLVELVMALEEEFDIEITDEEIEGIKTVGDVVNHISSKI; from the coding sequence ATGTGGGAAGGGGGTGCAAATGAAGTGGTTGTCTTTGATAAGGTAAAAGAGATAATTTCAGAGCAACTGGATATTGACATTGACAATATTATTTTGGACTCCACGTTCGAGGAAATGGATGCCGATTCATTGGATCTGGTAGAACTGGTGATGGCTCTGGAGGAGGAATTTGATATCGAAATAACCGATGAGGAAATAGAGGGTATCAAGACCGTGGGTGATGTGGTCAATCATATCAGCTCGAAAATATAG